TGGCATTTTTAAATACCGAGCCTGCCGAGCTGCAGGCAGATCAAGCTGATCTTTTGGCGCGCTACCACGCGCCAACACCGCGTTTGGTCTTGGGCCAGAACTTGCGTAATCTTGCTACTGCCGCTATCGATATTTCCGATGGCTTAGCGGCAGACTTAGGTCATATTTTGAAAGCCAGTGGTGTTGCCGGCGTTGTGCGCGTGCAAGACCTGCCCTTGTCGGCGGCGCTGCTTAATCATGGCTCTGCGCTTGACGCTGCACTGAGCGGCGGTGATGACTACGAACTTTGTTTTACGGTGCCGGCATCGCGTCGTGCAGATGTGGCATTCTTAAGTGCTAGTTTAGATTTGGCTTTAAGCGAGATAGGTTATATTGAGGTGGGTCATGGACTGCGCTGCATAGATGCGCAAAATAAAGTGTATTCACCCGCTAATGGTTACCAACATTTTTAAAATTTGGCTCCTTAAATTATGGCTACAAAAATTCCAGTTTCACTATTAAAAAATCCTGTGCATCTGCTTTCGGTAGGTTTTGGGAGTGGCTTGGCCACAAAGGCGCCGGGAACCTTTGGTACTCTAGCGGCGCTGCCGTTTTGGTTTTTACTTCAGCACTTGTCACCAGCCAACTATATTATTGCCCTGCTACTGGCGTTTGCAGCGGGGGTGTATTTTTGTGGCGAAACGGCAAAAGCCCTAGGTGTGCACGATCACGGCGGCATTGTCTGGGACGAATTTGTCGGTGTATGGATTGCTTTGTTTTTGGTTCCGCCCAATATTTTCTGGGTGGCCTTGGGCTTCGGTTTATTCCGCCTATTTGATATCTGGAAGCCTTGGCCGATTCGAGTATTGGATGCCAAAGTACACGGTGGCTTCGGTATTATGATTGACGATGTATTGGCCGGCGTATACGCATTTTTAATTTTGCAGTTGTGCTTTGTATTAACTTAATCCCAGATCTTTTTCGCGAGAGATACTGACGCGTGGCGTCATTAAATTTTAAGAGGAATAGTATGATTACTTTAGGCACGCCATTTAGCAGCAAAGCATGTAAGGTTTTACTATGTGGCGCAGGGGAGTTGGGTAAAGAAGTCGCGATTGAATTACAGCGTCTAGGGGTAGAAGTGATTGCCTGCGATCGCTACGAGAACGCGCCTGCCATGCAGGTGGCAGATCGCAGTTACACCTTTTCGATGTTAGACGGCGCAGAATTACGCCGGGTGATCGAATTGGAAAAGCCTGATTATATCGTGCCAGAAATTGAAGCGATCGCCACAGACACCCTAGTTGAGTTAGAGCGCGAGGGCTTTAATGTGGTGCCAACCGCCCGCGCAGCACAGCTCACCATGAACCGCGAAGGTATTCGTCGCCTGGTCGCAGAAAAGCTGGAATTACCGACCTCTAGCTACCGCTTTGCAGACAGCAAGGAAGAGTTTGATCTCGCCATTGCCGAGATCGGTTTGCCATGTGTTATCAAGCCTATTATGAGTTCTTCAGGCAAAGGTCAAAGTTTAGTAAAGCGCTTAACGGATGTGG
This portion of the Zhongshania sp. R06B22 genome encodes:
- a CDS encoding phosphatidylglycerophosphatase A family protein, whose product is MATKIPVSLLKNPVHLLSVGFGSGLATKAPGTFGTLAALPFWFLLQHLSPANYIIALLLAFAAGVYFCGETAKALGVHDHGGIVWDEFVGVWIALFLVPPNIFWVALGFGLFRLFDIWKPWPIRVLDAKVHGGFGIMIDDVLAGVYAFLILQLCFVLT